In Nitrosomonas stercoris, the genomic stretch CACAAGGGCGCGGCCTGATGCCAGATGGCACTTCACGTTTTTCATTAAACGGTCAGCCTATCATGCACTACATGGGCACTTCGACTTTTTCCAACTACATCGTGGTGCCCGAAATAGCCGTTGCCAAAATTCGTGAAGATGCCCCCTTTGACAAGGCTTGCTACATTGGCTGTGGTGTTACTACCGGCATTGGTGCCGTCCTGTTCACCGCCAAAGTAGAAGCCGGCGCGAATGTTGCTGTATTTGGCTTAGGAGGGATTGGCCTCAACGTAATCCAGGGCGCACGTATGATTGGCGCCGACAAAATTATCGGGATTGATATCAATCCACAACGCGAAGCACTCGGCCGGCAATTTGGCATGACTCACTTCATCAACCCAAATGAAGTAGAAAATGTAGTGGATGCGATTATCCAGCTAACAGATGGCGGCGCAGATTACAGCTTTGAATGTATCGGCAATACCGATGTGATGCGCCAGGCATTGGAGTGCACGCACAAAGGTTGGGGACGTAGTATTATCATTGGCGTGGCGGAAGTTGGCGCTGAAATCAGCACCCGCCCCTTTCAGCTGGTTACAGGCAGAAAATGGGAAGGCACAGCCTTTGGTGGTGCGCGTGGCCGTACAGATGTGCCACGTATTGTTGACTGGTACATGGATGGCAAAATCAGCATTGATCCACTGATTACTCACACCTTGAAGCTGGAAGATATTAATGAAGGATTCAAATTGATGGAAGCTGGGGCATCCATACGCTCAGTAGTCATCTATTAACGACTTAAACCATGACAATTAAACTGGAAATTCGCAATCAACATCGCTGTTTTGATGGTACACAAAGCTACTACCAGCATCATTCGGAAGTGATTGGCTTACCTATGCGCTTCTCAGTGTATGCGCCACCACAAGCAGGCAAACAACGTTTGCCGGTGCTGTTTTTTCTGGCGGGCTTAACCTGTACCGAAGAAACCTTCATGATTAAGGCAGGTGCACAACGCTATGCCGCTGAATTAGGATTAGTATTGGTCAGCATGGATACCAGTCCACGCAATACGGGTATTCCTGGGGAAGGAGATGATTGGGAAATAGGTGCGGGTGCCGGTTTCTATTTAGATGCTACTCAAGCACCCTGGTCTCAATATTTCCGTATGGAAAGTTATCTGACACAGGAGTTGTACCGCATCATACTGGAACAATTTCCAGTCAATCCAGAACAAGTTGGCATTACAGGTCATTCCATGGGAGGACATGGCGCGCTTACCTTAGCCTTGCGCCATCCTGAGTTATATCGATCGGTTTCCGCTTTTGCGCCTATTGCCGCTCCTGCCAGCTGCCCTTGGGGAGAAAAAGCTTTTAGCCTCTATTTGGGAGAATCACCAGAGGATTGGCATCAGCATGATGCAACTGCCTTAATCGCAGCAGGCCATCACCTGCCAACTACTCCTCTTATTGATCAAGGCATGGCTGATCCATTTCTGGCCAAGCAATTGCATCCTGATTATCTCGTAGCAGCTTGTGAACAAGCAGGACAACCTATTACTTTACGTCGTCATGCCGATTATGATCACAGCTACTTCTTTATTAGCACCTTCATTGAAGATCACTTGCGACACCATCACACCGTACTAACGCTCGATCAAATGGATGGGTAAAAAACGACGGATGACAAATTCGATCAGCGCACACACACACTCTGCCAACTTCTTTGTCATCCGAAACGTTCTTTTCTTAATTCTTAAACTACTACCACATCCGGCAACGGGAAGCCATTGAAATTGCTCGCATATGATGTTGTATACGCACCCGCAT encodes the following:
- a CDS encoding S-(hydroxymethyl)glutathione dehydrogenase, with protein sequence MKTRAAIAWQAGQPLTIEEVDLAAPRAGEVLIEVKATGICHTDYYTLSGADPEGIFPAILGHEGAGIVVETGAEVKSLRPGDHVIPLYTPECRECKFCRSHKTNLCQAIRTTQGRGLMPDGTSRFSLNGQPIMHYMGTSTFSNYIVVPEIAVAKIREDAPFDKACYIGCGVTTGIGAVLFTAKVEAGANVAVFGLGGIGLNVIQGARMIGADKIIGIDINPQREALGRQFGMTHFINPNEVENVVDAIIQLTDGGADYSFECIGNTDVMRQALECTHKGWGRSIIIGVAEVGAEISTRPFQLVTGRKWEGTAFGGARGRTDVPRIVDWYMDGKISIDPLITHTLKLEDINEGFKLMEAGASIRSVVIY
- a CDS encoding S-formylglutathione hydrolase; its protein translation is MTIKLEIRNQHRCFDGTQSYYQHHSEVIGLPMRFSVYAPPQAGKQRLPVLFFLAGLTCTEETFMIKAGAQRYAAELGLVLVSMDTSPRNTGIPGEGDDWEIGAGAGFYLDATQAPWSQYFRMESYLTQELYRIILEQFPVNPEQVGITGHSMGGHGALTLALRHPELYRSVSAFAPIAAPASCPWGEKAFSLYLGESPEDWHQHDATALIAAGHHLPTTPLIDQGMADPFLAKQLHPDYLVAACEQAGQPITLRRHADYDHSYFFISTFIEDHLRHHHTVLTLDQMDG